The following are from one region of the Arachis duranensis cultivar V14167 chromosome 10, aradu.V14167.gnm2.J7QH, whole genome shotgun sequence genome:
- the LOC107469850 gene encoding polyadenylate-binding protein-interacting protein 12, with protein MAVAENAGAKIGSSSQNLDNSVVSSDTTEMEKSKARSGGGGGGGGGAVNGGGGDQNLNGVFNQDRGANTVVSVTNGNYKAQVGQIRNGFDGNGVQGQQMVVNNDGYVGINAVRNGENCGESYKREMRDLEELLSKLNPMAEEFVPPSLANSHGYLAGPGGAAAFGFANNFLLHNNYGNANGQTNRRRKNGYSQGKRRANNKMDMEKREEMIRRTVYVSDIDQLVTEEQLAALFLNCGQVVDCRVCGDPNSILRFAFIEFTDEDGARAALSLSGTMLGYYPLRVLPSKTAIAPVNPTFLPRSEDEREMCSRTIYCTNIDKKLTQADVKSFFESICGEVHRLRLLGDYHHSTRIAFVEFALAESAIAALSCSGVILGALPIRVSPSKTPVRSRAPRTAMH; from the exons ATGGCTGTTGCTGAGAATGCTGGGGCCAAAATCGGTTCTTCCAGTCAAAATTTGGACAACAGTGTTGTCTCATCGGACACCACTGAGATGGAGAAATCAAAGGCAAGGTCtggcggcggcggcggcggaGGAGGAGGCGCTGTCaacggtggtggtggtgatcaGAATCTGAACGGTGTATTCAACCAAGACAGAGGTGCAAACACTGTTGTGTCAGTCACTAACGGTAATTACAAGGCTCAGGTGGGTCAGATTCGAAATGGGTTTGATGGAAACGGAGTCCAGGGTCAACAGATGGTGGTCAACAATGATGGGTATGTTGGGATTAATGCGGTAAGGAATGGGGAGAACTGTGGTGAGAGTTATAAGAGGGAGATGAGGGATTTGGAGGAGCTTTTGTCAAAGTTGAACCCCATGGCTGAGGAGTTTGTGCCGCCGTCGCTCGCCAACAGTCACGGTTACTTGGCTGGTCCTGGTGGTGCTGCTGCTTTTGGATTCGCCAACAATTTTCTGCTCCACAATAATTATGGCAATGCTAATGGCCAGACTAACAGAAGG AGGAAGAATGGCTATAGTCAAGGGAAGCGTAGAGCGAATAATAAGATGGATATGGAGAAAAGGGAAGAGATGATTAGGAGGACTGTTTATGTGTCTGACATTGATCAGCTG GTTACCGAAGAGCAGCTGGCGGCTCTCTTTCTTAACTGTGGCCAG GTCGTTGACTGCCGCGTATGCGGGGATCCCAATTCTATTCTTCGGTTTGCTTTCATTGAGTTTACGGATGAAG ATGGTGCAAGGGCTGCTTTGAGCCTTTCTGGAACTATGCTCGGATATTATCCACTTAGAGTGCTACCTTCAAAAACTGCCATTGCACCTGTCAACCCAACATTTTTGCCCAGG TCTGAAGATGAAAGAGAGATGTGCTCAAGAACAATCTATTGCACAAATATCGACAAGAAG CTCACTCAAGCAGATGTCAAAAGCTTCTTTGAATCTATATGTGGAGAG GTTCACCGCTTGAGGCTTCTTGGAGATTACCATCATTCAACTCGAATTGCATTCGTTGAGTTTGCACTG